The following is a genomic window from Planctomycetia bacterium.
CCGGGGCTGGCGGGCCAAGCAATGGACGACCCGCAAGGGAACAGCGCGTGGAGGGCGGCACTTCGACAAGGGCAGCTTGCGGCAACTACTCACCTGCGTGACCTATCTGGGCAAAGTGAAGTACAAGGACGAAGTCCACCCCGGCGAACATAACCCGAATATTTCATCAGGTCGGCGTTGAATAGGAATAGAAAAAGCCTCGAAGCCTTGTAGACTGGGGTTTCTTAAGAACATTCCGGTCCATAGGCAGGGAGGCTTTTTCGTGACAGACTGTAACAGCAAACCGATGTTCTTTTCCAGTCTCGGCCGCAAGAAAATCGTGGCCGATTTCACAGGCGGAACGCTCACCTCAGACGCCGGGGGTCTGTTGCTTCGGGAGGCCGAGCGGCTGGTTCAGGGGCCCAACGTTCGATTCGTGGTGACCAACCTGACCGACCGCACGCCGAACGATATCTACGACGGTCTGTACACGGCCCGCGGCGACATGGAGAACCGCATCAAGGAGCAGCAGCTCGGGCTCTTCGCCGATCGCACCAGTTGCCACGCCTTCCTGGCCAATCAGTTCCGGCTGCTGTTGTCCTCGGCGGCCTACGTCCTGGTGGAAACGCTGCGCCGCACGGCCCTGGCCGGCACCGAACTGGCCGAGGCCCAGGTGAACACCATTCGCCTGAAACTCTTCAAGGTCGCCGCGCGGGTGGTCGTCTCCGTGCGCCGCGTCGTACTGCGACTGTCGAGCAGCTGCCCCCTGCAGGACCTGTGGCGATCCCTGGTTCCACGACTCCGCCTGATCCCGCCCGCCCCATCATGACCCGAAAAACAACCTGATCGCCGCTTGGGGGTAAGGGGGCCCTGCGCGCCCCAACCTCCACCTTCGTCCCTCCGCTCACGCACAAAGCCGAAAAACTCCGTCCATCACCATTCGAAGATCACTGATGAAATATGCGGGCTAATCTAACAGCTTTCTGGCAACCGCAGCGACGCGTTGGGGTTCGAACCCATACTTCATCTGCAGTGCTTTGAGCGGCGCCGAAGCTCCGAACGTCTCCATGCCGATGACCCGTCCGGATGCGCCGACGTAGCGCTCCCAGCCGAGCGTTGAGCCTTGTTCTATGGCAACGCGCGCCGTCACTTCGGCCGGCAGCACGCTGCTGCGGTAATCATGCGACTGATTCTCAAAAATGTCCCACGACGGCATCGACACGACGCGTGAGCGAATACCGTCAGCGGAAAGTTGCTCGTGTGCCTGCACTGCGAGACATAGTTCGCTGCCCGTGGCGATGAGGATCACCTGGGGCTTGCCGCCGGGAGCGTCGGCGAGCACATAGGCGCCGCGTGCCACGCCGGCCGCGGGGGCAAATTTGCTGCGGTCCAGGGTCGGCAATGGTTGGCGTGACAGGATCAACGCGGTCGGCTGGTGGCGCAATTGCATGATATACCGGTACGCCTCGACAACCTCGTTGGCATCGCCGGGTCGCAATGTGACCAGGCCCGGCATGGCGCGCAGTGAGACCAACTGCTCCACGGGTTGATGCGTGGGGCCGTCTTCACCGTCGCCCATCGCGTCGTGCGTGAAGACAAAGATGGCGGGCAGTTCCATCATCGCCGAGAGACGAATGGCGGGCCGGGCGTAGTCGCTGAAGATGAAAAACGTCGCACCGAAGGCTCGGAGTTTTGATAACGAAAGCCCATTGACAATGGCGGCCATTGCGTGCTCGCGGATTCCGAAATGCAGGTTTCTTCCGCCGGGGCTATCCGCCTGAAAGTCTCCCGCTCCCGCAAACTTCAACGTGGTCCTGTTCGATGGCGCCAGATCTGCTGAGCCTCCCAGCAACCAGGGGATGTTCTGCGCGAGCATGTTGAGCACCTGGCCCGACGCATCCCTCCCGGCAATGCCGATTCCATCGGTGGGAAAGCTCGGAAGGTCTTTGTCCCACCCCGCCGGAAGTTCGCGCCGCTGCATCTGGTCGATCTCAGTCGCGAGTTCGGGATACTCTTCCCGGTAGGCGGCGAAGAGTTCCGTCCAGCGCTGCCGCGCTTCGGCGCCACGCCTTCCGATCCCGGCATCGAAGTGTTCGCGGACGCCGTCGGGAACCAAGAACTTGGCATCCTCCGGCCATCCGTAGAATCGTTTACTGAGACGTATCTCGTCGTCGCCAAGCGGCTCACCATGGGCGGCCGCCGTATCCTGCTTTTGCGGCGCACCGTACCCGATGTGGCTATCGAGAATGATAAATGTCGGGCGGCCCGGGGTCTGCCGAAACACGTCCAGCGCGTGCTCGATTCGATTGATGGCGTTGGCGTCCGCGACGCGCAAGACATTCCAGCCGTACGCTAGAAACCGGCCGGCAACGTCCTCGGTGAAGGTGAG
Proteins encoded in this region:
- a CDS encoding transposase is translated as MFFSSLGRKKIVADFTGGTLTSDAGGLLLREAERLVQGPNVRFVVTNLTDRTPNDIYDGLYTARGDMENRIKEQQLGLFADRTSCHAFLANQFRLLLSSAAYVLVETLRRTALAGTELAEAQVNTIRLKLFKVAARVVVSVRRVVLRLSSSCPLQDLWRSLVPRLRLIPPAPS
- the tkt gene encoding transketolase — encoded protein: MTNEQLDQLSINTIRTLSMDAVQKAKSGHPGTPMALAPLIYTLWNRVMRFDPKDPIWPNRDRFVLSNGHASMLLWSVLHLTRTQAVNADYEVVGLPSVSLDDIRRFRQLNSKAPGHPEYHWVSGVETTSGPLGQGVATSVGMAIAQKWLAHRYNQPGFDVFDYKIYSVCSDGDMMEGVSSEAASLAGHLALDNLCWIFDNNHITIEGSTRLTFTEDVAGRFLAYGWNVLRVADANAINRIEHALDVFRQTPGRPTFIILDSHIGYGAPQKQDTAAAHGEPLGDDEIRLSKRFYGWPEDAKFLVPDGVREHFDAGIGRRGAEARQRWTELFAAYREEYPELATEIDQMQRRELPAGWDKDLPSFPTDGIGIAGRDASGQVLNMLAQNIPWLLGGSADLAPSNRTTLKFAGAGDFQADSPGGRNLHFGIREHAMAAIVNGLSLSKLRAFGATFFIFSDYARPAIRLSAMMELPAIFVFTHDAMGDGEDGPTHQPVEQLVSLRAMPGLVTLRPGDANEVVEAYRYIMQLRHQPTALILSRQPLPTLDRSKFAPAAGVARGAYVLADAPGGKPQVILIATGSELCLAVQAHEQLSADGIRSRVVSMPSWDIFENQSHDYRSSVLPAEVTARVAIEQGSTLGWERYVGASGRVIGMETFGASAPLKALQMKYGFEPQRVAAVARKLLD